A stretch of DNA from Leopardus geoffroyi isolate Oge1 chromosome B3, O.geoffroyi_Oge1_pat1.0, whole genome shotgun sequence:
CAGAGGAGAGCCAGAAACTAGGATTCTGTTGTTCCCCAGACTAAACCCCCCAACTCAGGGCAAACAGAACCTGCTGAGAATTCAGGCTTATCAGAGATAATAAAAGCAAAGCCCAGGGTTTAAGTGGTgctattttaaacaaacatttaacccCATGGAAGCCTGAGCTTTCTTTAAACATTGTTTgcaggagtgggggaaaggcCGGCAAGGCCTCCTTCTAGAGTCCGGAGCTATGGTGGGTAAACTGGAAAATTACCCACCCGGAGGAGTGGGGCCCTCCCATTCCAGAGTAGCTGGTGGCCTGAGGCAGCGGGCTCTCCCTACACAAGGGTGTGAAGGAACTATGCCAGGCGTGGCCTCAGTGCAATTACCCACCTGTTTCTGGGCTAAGCGCTGGCGAGACAAGGGGGCCTGGGCGCAGCTGAGGCCTTTTTGGCAGTCCCTGGTGGGGTTGGGATGGGCTGGGTTGCTGCTTGCCTGCCCACAGGTTCTGCCTGGAGAAATTTCAGCTCCTGGGAGTCACCTACATGTATATCATCTCTGCTTGGGGCCCTGGCTCCTGCGGGTAGGTTGGGTGGGGGACCTCCAGCTCTCATTTCCTGCTCACAATAACCTCTGCGGCCCCAACGGCCGCCCACATCCCTATTTCTCTGATCTCCTTTTCTGCTCACCTTTCCTCCTCACTCACTTTGCTCCGGCCACGCTAATCACCGGGCCTCCCCTAACTCACGGGCTCTGCTCTTGGTCTGGAGCCTTGTACCGGCTATTCCCTCCACCTGGAATATTTTCCTGCCAGATGCTGCTTGGCCCCCTTCCTCACTTCTTGTTTCAGATGCTGCCACTCAGGCTTATATTGATCAACCCCTTTTAAGTAGCTTCCCTCTCCCCAAACCTTCGCCAGCAGTTGCCAGACATCCCCTTCCCTGGtgcttcctccccaccttccGCCACCGTagctttattgtctttttatatACCAATTACTGTCCCTTCTACTAGAAGGTAAGCTCCGTGAGAATGGCATTTCCTCGCTGGTTCCCCAATATTGGGCAACCGTGAGTAGGGATGGAGATCCTCTTTCCCAGAAAAGAAACACCTGGCCTCAAGTGCCTAAAGGCCCTAGGTAACCGCTGGTGGTGGGCGGAGCCAGAGCGTGAGCGTTGCCTGCCCGCCGGCCCAtggctccctgccttcctctcttaACCCAAGTTTTCACGGTGTACCTGGGACCCGGAGGCTGCTGCCTGGACGAGAGCCTATACTTTGTGGCTAAAGGTGAGACATCAGTGACTAAAGCCCTGAAATTGTTAAGTCAAGGCGTGTGCCCATGTTGAGCAAGTCCAGCATGTAAAAATCTAACTTTGTATCAGCTTCTAATTGGTTTCATTATCAAGAGACTTAACCGGGGCTGCTGCTCTTGTTTTCAAATCTTTACTTAGGgtttttcaaacgatttcttctgcctttgtgATAAGATAACCACAGAAAATAAGGATATGCTATTTATGAAAGAATCACATCTACCAGCGCATTTTCTAGAATTATGTGTGCGGTCTCTGCTGGGGAAAGGCAAGCGGGCTCGCCCGGCCACCGAGCAAAGGTGCGGGCGACAGGGCCGCGGTGGCGGGTTCGGTGGCTCTCTCCGTGAGTCCCGGGTCCCCCGCTTCTCCCGCCCGCTCGCGCTGCACGGAGGCCAAGCTCCTGGGAAGCCAGAGCCGCGGACGTAGTGCGGGACGAGAGGCCGGCTGCGGAGGTCGCCCCACCCCGGTTCCCAGGGCGCTTGCGCGATACCGGAGAGCTCCCGGTGGCCACGCCTCCCCGTGCGGGTATTTCGGCCCCCCGCAGGGGATTGTAGTCCATGCGTGGTGCAGGCCTGTCCCGCTGCTGCAGGCAGTGTGTGGTTGAGGACCTGGGGCAGAAGGGCTTCGGGAAATGTGCTGGTGTTTAGTGAGAACTATCCGAGTGTTTTCCCAGCATCCGGTTAATCTTGCACTCCTGTGCGTAAAACCGTCATTAATGTGAGGTAGGCATTAGTGTCCCAATTttgcagacagggaaactgagctTCAGAGGTGTGACAACGCTctgggaggtggaggggctgTGGTTGGAAACCAGGTTGCTCCTTCCGCCCGGCGGCCCTTGGCCGCGTGTCGTGCCTCGGCGCCGTCTGCCTAGCGCGGCAGTAGCTTACGAAGGGCAGTGCCGGGTGCCCTGGGAAGCTGGTCGGGGATCATCGTCGCGCTGTGCTCGGCTCGCAGCGCCAGGCGCGGGCACGCGGCGCTCAGGCGGCGCAGGCCGGCCGCGCTCACGTTGCGGCAAAAGTCCACGTGCAGGGTCTGCAGCGCGCGCCCGTGCGTCGCCACAGCAGCAAGCGTGCGGTTCGTGACGCGGGCGCAGTTCTCCAGGCGCAGCGCACGCAAGTGCTGGCAGCAGCGCAGTAGGCGCACGAGGCAGTCGTCGGTGACATGGCCGCATCCTGAAAGCGTGACGGACTCGAGGTTGGGGCACCTGCGGAGAGATCGTAGTGACCCCGGGAGGGGCCCGCGGGGTCGCGATTTGCGTCTGCCCTGGGCCCCGCCCGGTCCTGGAGCTCCCAGGCCAGGTTGCCCCCTAACAACGCTGGGACTCTCTGCATATTGTGGGCACGGAAACAGGGAAAGGGACTCAGCAAGTTTAAGGAACTTGGCCTGCGATGCCGCGGCCAGGATCAAAACCAAGGCTTCTGTCCCATTTCCCCTACTTTCTGCCTCTCCATTCCACCAAACTTTAATCTGTGTGGCTTTCAGCCTCGTGAGCCGCCCCTGGTCCTGCTGTAGGTGGACAACTCTGGATGTTCTTGGGTTCTCTCCGGACTTGTTTGCTTTGGGGTGAGAGAAGAGATGCTGGGTGACCAATCGAGTCTGGCTTCAAACTTAGGCCTTGATGCTCCTGGGAGGATGGTCAGGTGGGAACAAGGGTTTCCTGTAGGGTGGCTTAGAGACAGGCACGTTCAACCCGTGAATCTGGGGTCGGGACATTTCTTCCAGTATGCCTGGCTCTGGGTTCTAGAGCCCGGGTTTCAGCTCAGTTAACTGAGACAGTTATTGCATGCCCACTGGGATGCCAGCCTAGAAAAGGTCAGGAACCAGAGTGAAGTGGGTATAGTCAGGGCCACTTCTACACAGTTTGGAGGCTCCTCTGCCCCAACCTAACCAGCATCTGCTGCTGAGAAGAATCTTGAGCAGAAGTTAGATTTGGCTTATTTGCGGTGTGACCTTTGCTAAACCACTCACTGAGCTTTAGTTTCTTGGGGGAAGTGGGGCAGGCACAGCAGGGAGGGAATAATGCCTACCGGTGGGGTTGTAGTGAAGATTGAGATGGGGGGTGTAAAGAGCCTTAGGGCCTTTTGTAGGCAATTGTAACTCACTTTTTCTGGGAGCACACAGAACCAGACAGCTTTGCAGTCAAGAAGGACCGGTCTCGTGGGCAGGGGCCTTGGCTCCCTGTAGCCAGAAGGAGCTGGCGTCTAGACTGGGGCTTTCCCTTTCCCGATAAGCTTCTCCCTTAACCCCCTGACTGTACCAGACTGGGCACCACCTCATTTCAGGCGCTGAGCCCATTCCACCTCCCCAAGTTCACATGGCTTCTTTAGTCTTCATATCCAATCCTCTGTCTACACCCTGTTGTGTGAATGAGGGCTCAGGTAACTTGCCTGTAACTTATTTGCGCTCTGACCAAGGACAAATGCCTGAGCTGTGCTAGTCCTCCTTATCTGTCAAGCAGGAGAAATTATTACCTTCAGCGTGGTTATGATGATTAGGTGTTTAAGCCACAAAGATGGTGAGTGGTCCCTTTTGTTGTGAGAACCTTTAGAATAATCTTGCTTGtaggaacaaaacagagaaagcagACTCCTGCCCTGCCATCCTTCCCTGTTTTCCCGTCTCTCCCTGCCAAGAGCCGATTGCTTAAAGAACCAGATTTGGTGGATATTAGCACTGTGTGCCAGTGCTACTGTGTCATTTAATCCTCTTAGCCTGTGAGAAAGATGACTTATCCCATTTTAAAGATCAAGAAAGTAGGTTGAAAGAGTGTAAATGTTTGGGCTGGGCTCCCATGGTTGgacaggagcagagctgggagacTCTGCACGGAACCCTGACCACCAAGCCCTTTGTTCTTTTTGTGTCACTGGGGCCCCTTGCTGCACCCACATGGTGCCACGAGGGGCCTAATCCGTACCTTGTCAGCTCTCTTACAGCAAGAATGGAACAACTTGAGAGCAGGCGTGACCCTCCTGTATATGTCACTCCAGTCTTATTTCCGGGCCTTGTTAAACCCATCGAGATGGCCTCATCCCAGCAGGGCCTAGCCAAGATGGGCTTTTCTTCCTGCTGccttaaaaaaaaggcagggcGGGGCCACCACACTGTTTGCTTTCATTCCTGTCATGCTGCCAGTAAACAGCAGCTTTTAAACCTGGGTGGCAGCAAACTGGTGGAGCCTAGTGTGTTACCAACCAAGAGTGCTCTTCCTCAAAGTCAGGACAGGACTGGTAAATACAGGCTGAGAGAGAGGCTGGCAGCGGAAGTCTGCTTGTGTGGGCTACCTTAGGCAGGAGGGTGAGACCATGGAGGGTTGCCTGTGGCTCAGCCTCTACCCATGGTAGGCTTGACGGATGAGTACAGGAtgtatttgggacatacttaccTCAGAAAATtaggggcagcctgggtggctcagtcagctgggcttccgactggctcaggtcatgatcttgtggttcctgagttccagccccacctcgggctctgtgctcacagctcagagcctggagcctgcttcgcattctgtgtctccctgtctctctgcccgtcccccattcatgctcgctagcttgctctctcaaaaaatgaataaacatttaaacaaattaatttcgtttaaaattcaaatttaactggatgtcttgcattttttttttttttttcccctaaaatccaGTAATCCTAGGCTATGGGCAAATCACATGATCTCTCAGAGCTTTGAtttgctcatttgtaaaaataGGCCAAAACACCCTTCCCTAGGGGTACAGTGAGATTAGTAAATTTCTAATGAGGAAACCATTCTTCAATAccaccacccctcctccccccgcagTCTGGCTTGGTTCGACTAACCCAGAGCACCCTTGCTCTCCTTCCTTAGTTGCATGTCACAAACCTTGGAGTTGGTTTGCTAGGGGAAGAGTGGAGGCGGACGCTAATAGCTGAGTCTAAGAACCTTTCCCAGGGCCTGACCTTGAAAACAGAGGCCCAGCCAGACCCCCTGAGGTCTTAATGGCTGCCAGGGAGGACAGCTGCCCGAATGCTTCCTCCTTGTGGCAGAAGCAGCTCCAGGACCTGTGAGTCTAAGAGGAGGAGAATCCCCACGACTGTACTCATTATCCTCTGGGGACTGTGCTGTGGACAGGCCGGGACATTCTGCCTTGGGCCTAGTTAGATTCTCCCCCAAATGGAGCTATCTTGGTCTTGTGGTTTGTTCTTCCCTGTCCCCCAGAAGTCTCCTAGAGCTCTAGAATCCAGACCCCACCAGAGCCAGCTCTGCTCAGGAGGTGGCCTACCTGTCGCACACCTGGAAGAGGAAATCATTGACCAGACTCTCATGCCGGCTGCAGATGGTCCTCTGGAAGGCGCTCTTGAGCCAGTCCTCAATACTGCACACCTGCACGCGACTAGAGTACCAGCAGATGGAGAGGCTCCTGAGGGCTGGGCTCAGCAGGAAGTTGTCCTTCTTGAGTTCTACGAGGGAGTGGAAGTGCAGCAGGGGCCAGAGTGTGGGGTCCTCAAACACGTCCTGGAGCTGGGGGCAGGTCCTGGCAAGGTTCTTCCTGCTGTCCTTGtccaggaaggagaagaggtGCAGCAGGCACTCCCGGTTGAGCTGGGTGAGATGCATGGCGTGCAGCAGCCACAGTGCGTGGCCGGAGCCCGGGGACCTGCCCtacctcctgctcctcctcccccgctCTGGGCTGGTGGACATATATGGTTGAGGAATGGTGTTTATTTTTGGCTAACAACTGGTGCTGAAGCTCTgagaacggggcgg
This window harbors:
- the FBXL22 gene encoding F-box and leucine-rich protein 22, translated to MHLTQLNRECLLHLFSFLDKDSRKNLARTCPQLQDVFEDPTLWPLLHFHSLVELKKDNFLLSPALRSLSICWYSSRVQVCSIEDWLKSAFQRTICSRHESLVNDFLFQVCDRCPNLESVTLSGCGHVTDDCLVRLLRCCQHLRALRLENCARVTNRTLAAVATHGRALQTLHVDFCRNVSAAGLRRLSAACPRLALRAEHSATMIPDQLPRAPGTALRKLLPR